From Planctomycetota bacterium, the proteins below share one genomic window:
- a CDS encoding terpene cyclase/mutase family protein → MALLCAPILHAGEDIKVTPEIERAVTRGLDYLARTQKPDGSWPDNYGQVSGVVGLAMLAFLAHGEMPDEGKYGLVIRRCVDYIVKNQQANGLLSSESGSPMYSHGFATLALGEVYGMIDDPRVGPALKKAAGLTVSSQNQRGGWRYSVNSTDADTTVSGAQMMGLRAAANAGIEVPISTIQRGVAFYKSCFCPGGGFGYTGADSPSPARSGIGLLILSLSGAYRSPEAKATADLLLAGGGGYGHFGYFHYAAYYCSQAMLQAGGKYWRHWNETMTPMLLSMQSPDGSWSDRGSSGGVIAATAFALLAIEINYNLLPIYQR, encoded by the coding sequence TTGGCGCTCCTGTGCGCCCCCATCCTGCACGCGGGCGAGGACATCAAGGTCACCCCCGAGATCGAGCGCGCCGTCACCCGCGGCCTCGACTACCTGGCCCGCACCCAGAAGCCCGACGGCTCGTGGCCCGACAACTACGGCCAGGTGAGCGGCGTGGTGGGCCTCGCCATGCTCGCCTTCCTCGCCCACGGCGAAATGCCCGACGAGGGGAAATACGGCCTCGTCATCCGCCGCTGCGTGGACTACATCGTGAAGAACCAGCAGGCCAACGGCCTCCTCTCCAGCGAGAGCGGCAGCCCCATGTACAGTCACGGCTTCGCCACGCTCGCTCTCGGCGAAGTGTACGGCATGATTGACGACCCGCGCGTGGGCCCCGCCCTCAAGAAGGCGGCCGGCCTTACCGTCAGCTCGCAGAACCAGCGCGGCGGCTGGCGCTACAGCGTCAATTCCACCGACGCCGACACCACCGTCTCCGGCGCCCAGATGATGGGCCTGCGTGCCGCGGCCAACGCCGGCATCGAGGTGCCCATCTCGACCATCCAGCGCGGCGTGGCCTTCTACAAGAGCTGCTTCTGCCCCGGCGGCGGCTTCGGCTACACGGGCGCCGACAGCCCCAGCCCCGCGCGCAGCGGCATCGGCCTCCTCATCCTGAGCCTCTCCGGCGCCTATCGCTCGCCCGAGGCCAAGGCCACGGCCGACCTCCTGCTCGCCGGCGGGGGCGGCTACGGCCATTTCGGCTACTTCCACTACGCCGCCTACTATTGCTCCCAGGCCATGCTCCAGGCCGGCGGCAAGTACTGGCGCCACTGGAACGAGACGATGACCCCCATGCTCCTCTCGATGCAGAGCCCCGACGGCTCCTGGTCCGACCGCGGCAGCAGCGGCGGCGTCATCGCTGCCACGGCCTTCGCCCTGCTCGCCATCGAGATCAACTACAACCTGCTCCCGATCTACCAGCGGTAG